A single Solidesulfovibrio fructosivorans JJ] DNA region contains:
- a CDS encoding response regulator has product MAKRIMTVDDSASVRQMVAFTLKKEGYDVIEACDGKDALSKLSGTVDMVITDLNMPNLDGIGLIKGIRGQAAYKFIPIVMLTTESQAGKKAEGKSAGATGWIVKPFTPDQLIAVVKKVLR; this is encoded by the coding sequence ATGGCTAAACGGATCATGACCGTGGACGATTCAGCGAGCGTGCGCCAGATGGTGGCCTTCACGCTCAAGAAGGAAGGATACGACGTCATTGAGGCATGCGACGGCAAGGACGCCTTGTCCAAGCTTTCCGGGACAGTGGACATGGTCATCACCGACCTCAACATGCCGAACCTTGACGGCATCGGCCTGATCAAGGGCATCCGCGGACAAGCCGCCTACAAATTCATTCCCATCGTCATGCTGACCACCGAATCCCAGGCCGGCAAAAAGGCCGAAGGCAAGTCGGCCGGGGCCACGGGCTGGATCGTCAAACCCTTCACCCCGGACCAGCTCATCGCCGTCGTCAAGAAAGTTCTGCGATAA
- a CDS encoding STAS domain-containing protein encodes MELTRTEDGNRLVLAVTGKCTVENAAALRQGLLEAVGEGRPLVLDISGVEEADISFLQLLLATALTLDRDGRKFDRRGPVAEAALHAARVAGFNNTPLLQPFFADGERNG; translated from the coding sequence ATGGAACTGACCCGTACCGAAGACGGCAATCGTCTGGTGCTCGCCGTCACCGGCAAATGCACCGTGGAAAATGCCGCCGCCCTTCGCCAGGGCCTGCTTGAGGCCGTTGGCGAAGGACGCCCCCTGGTCCTGGACATATCGGGCGTAGAGGAAGCCGACATCAGCTTCTTGCAGTTGCTGCTGGCGACGGCCCTGACCCTCGACCGCGACGGTCGCAAGTTCGACCGGCGCGGGCCGGTGGCCGAAGCCGCCCTCCACGCGGCCAGGGTCGCCGGCTTCAACAATACCCCCTTGCTTCAACCCTTTTTCGCCGACGGGGAACGCAATGGCTAA
- a CDS encoding chemotaxis protein CheA, with amino-acid sequence MSEIDPSIGIYVEETRELLGELERGLLDLEKDPGDMERVDACFRAMHTIKGGGAMFGFEEISRFTHDVETVLDRVRSGELPVTSELLTLTLAAKDHILALLEAPIPPGPELLAASDALLESFAAFLPHKGAAAAKAPVEATTGAQASDLACDTEEDVCYACEPQPGPPGIYWVRFRPSPLILHSGNDPARLLADLDSVGIVRTLRHGPMPDLDASDFNPEEVYGVFDMLIRTPCTPNTLRDVFIFVEDDSDITIEYIHQGNLRGDDLRDLLHALLGLDAAPTDAVLDALSRALANKLSSISAAKAKAEAGRAQAVRAENGKKRHGATTGSTTLRVDAARLDSVVSMAGELVILQSRLRQAVQARDIDAAAAVDEDLERLTDAMRDVALGLRMLPIGTVFSQFTRLLRDLSASLGKSVEFEALGGDTELDKTVIDRIKDPLIHLLRNSLDHGVESPSERQAAGKPEKGRITLSASHSGGNVVIAISDDGKGIDPVGIRNKAVEKGLIAPDSDLPEKAVFELIFAPGFSTAQKISDISGRGVGMDVVKRNIEALRGSVEVDSVLGQGTTVTIKLPLTLAIIDGFSVVVGRDSFIVPLVTLRGFQERFPAGDVRTVENMERMGELIPVVSLRKLFSVPGSQPGYERVVITEVEGDMVGFCVDKVVGRQQAVIKSLDDCYRHLKWISGTTINGDGSISLILDVPQLVRFVREQEDSRLHAVKASRTLAQ; translated from the coding sequence ATGAGTGAGATTGATCCGTCCATCGGCATTTATGTGGAAGAAACCAGGGAGCTGCTCGGCGAACTGGAACGCGGACTGCTCGACCTGGAAAAAGACCCCGGCGACATGGAGCGCGTGGACGCCTGTTTCCGCGCCATGCACACCATCAAGGGCGGCGGGGCCATGTTCGGCTTCGAAGAGATCTCCCGGTTCACCCACGACGTGGAGACGGTGCTCGACCGGGTGCGCTCGGGAGAGTTGCCGGTCACCAGCGAACTGCTGACGCTCACGCTCGCGGCCAAGGACCATATCCTGGCCCTGCTGGAAGCCCCGATTCCGCCGGGGCCGGAGCTGCTCGCCGCCTCGGACGCCCTGCTCGAATCCTTCGCCGCCTTCCTGCCGCACAAGGGCGCGGCCGCGGCGAAAGCGCCGGTCGAGGCTACGACCGGGGCCCAGGCATCCGACCTCGCCTGCGACACCGAGGAAGACGTCTGCTACGCCTGCGAACCCCAACCGGGACCGCCCGGCATCTACTGGGTGCGCTTCCGCCCGAGTCCGCTCATCCTGCATTCCGGCAACGATCCGGCGCGCCTGCTGGCCGATCTCGACAGCGTGGGCATCGTGCGCACCCTGCGCCACGGTCCCATGCCGGACCTCGACGCCTCGGACTTCAACCCCGAGGAAGTGTACGGCGTGTTCGACATGCTCATCCGCACGCCCTGCACCCCGAACACCCTGCGCGACGTATTCATTTTCGTGGAGGACGACTCCGACATCACCATCGAATACATCCACCAGGGCAACCTGCGCGGCGATGATCTGCGTGACCTGCTGCACGCCCTGCTCGGCCTCGACGCCGCGCCGACGGACGCGGTGCTCGACGCCCTTAGCCGGGCCCTGGCCAACAAGCTGTCCAGCATCAGCGCGGCCAAGGCCAAAGCCGAAGCGGGAAGAGCCCAGGCCGTCCGCGCGGAGAACGGCAAGAAACGCCACGGCGCCACAACGGGAAGCACCACGCTTCGCGTGGACGCGGCCCGGTTGGACAGCGTGGTCAGCATGGCCGGCGAACTCGTCATTCTCCAGTCGCGGCTGCGCCAGGCCGTCCAGGCCCGGGACATCGACGCCGCCGCCGCCGTGGACGAGGACCTCGAACGCCTGACCGACGCCATGCGCGACGTGGCGCTGGGGCTTCGCATGCTGCCTATCGGCACGGTGTTCAGCCAGTTTACCCGGCTGTTGCGCGACCTGTCGGCCTCGCTCGGCAAAAGCGTGGAATTCGAGGCTCTGGGCGGCGACACCGAACTCGACAAAACCGTCATCGACCGCATCAAGGACCCGCTGATCCACCTGTTGCGCAACAGCCTCGACCACGGCGTGGAATCCCCGTCCGAAAGGCAGGCCGCCGGCAAGCCGGAAAAAGGCCGCATCACGCTCTCGGCAAGCCATTCCGGCGGCAACGTGGTCATCGCCATAAGCGACGACGGCAAGGGCATCGACCCGGTGGGCATCCGCAACAAGGCCGTGGAAAAAGGGCTGATCGCCCCGGACAGCGACCTGCCCGAAAAGGCCGTTTTCGAACTCATCTTCGCCCCGGGCTTTTCCACCGCCCAAAAGATCTCCGACATCTCGGGACGCGGCGTGGGCATGGATGTGGTCAAGCGCAACATCGAAGCCCTGCGCGGCTCGGTGGAGGTGGACAGCGTCCTTGGCCAGGGCACCACGGTGACCATCAAGCTGCCGCTGACGCTGGCCATCATCGACGGCTTCTCCGTGGTGGTGGGCAGGGATTCCTTCATCGTGCCGCTGGTCACCCTGCGCGGCTTCCAGGAACGCTTTCCCGCCGGCGACGTGCGCACCGTGGAAAACATGGAGCGCATGGGCGAGTTGATTCCGGTGGTCAGCCTGCGCAAGCTGTTCTCCGTGCCCGGGAGCCAGCCCGGCTACGAACGGGTGGTCATCACCGAGGTGGAAGGCGATATGGTCGGTTTTTGCGTGGACAAGGTGGTGGGCCGGCAACAGGCCGTCATCAAGAGCCTCGACGACTGTTACCGCCACCTCAAATGGATCTCCGGCACAACCATAAACGGCGACGGCAGCATCTCGCTGATTCTCGACGTGCCCCAGCTCGTACGTTTCGTGCGCGAACAGGAAGACTCCCGCTTGCACGCGGTCAAAGCCTCCCGTACACTGGCCCAATAG
- a CDS encoding HAMP domain-containing methyl-accepting chemotaxis protein, producing the protein MFKNRSLAFKLGLGFGLLIVFTVLVAGVGYVSLDQLMARSSKMEIVNEISDAITAARMDVLYFMNSKDRARLESFRKHLANARAQAQALKHQLNAPRNRDRMDAIVKDAVTYEAGLERYLESEKTRGETLKTVVDAALALQKAGDTLAQHLSEAVTRATASGTEAVVKAADMQHRVDNLIRQFLSSRIEVLYYLWKGDKTRMDNARGILEKLIAAGKEAGPLLTTSQDRAMMVDIVSRAETYKSRMEDFLTAAEAQTGVIKEMAAAADQAAKVAQEAVSSQQESMNAESRTANTVNIAAAITALVLGILFAVLITKGILRGVKKAITAAESVSHGDLDVDVSVEGRDEIGTLLMAMERMIEAERTTADVASRLARGDLTVSVTARSDKDVMLSSMSEMIDRLRDVVGEVQSGAENVASGSEEMSASAESLSQGATEQASAVEESSSAMEQMASSIGQNADNASQTEAIAVKAASDARESGQAVTQAVAAMKEIAGKISIIEEIARQTDLLALNAAVEAARAGEHGRGFAVVAAEVRKLAERSQAAASEITQLSSSTTSVAERAGDLLAKLVPDIQRTADLVQEINAASQEQSTGSGQVNKALQQLDQVIQQNASAAEELASTSEELSAQAEQLQASVAFFQLEAGARMARPVVKAVAKGKPALRPALAKAPAAKPRAESAGTTPSAVSLDMDSDDDQFERF; encoded by the coding sequence ATGTTTAAAAATCGTAGCCTTGCCTTCAAGCTCGGACTCGGCTTTGGCCTGCTCATCGTCTTTACCGTCCTTGTCGCGGGTGTGGGCTACGTCAGCCTCGACCAGTTGATGGCGCGCTCCTCCAAGATGGAAATCGTCAATGAGATAAGCGACGCCATCACCGCCGCCCGCATGGATGTTTTATATTTCATGAACAGCAAGGACCGCGCCCGCCTGGAGAGCTTCCGCAAGCATCTCGCCAACGCCCGGGCGCAGGCCCAGGCCCTCAAACACCAGCTCAACGCTCCCCGCAACCGCGACCGCATGGATGCCATCGTCAAGGACGCGGTCACCTACGAAGCCGGGCTCGAACGCTATCTGGAAAGCGAAAAGACCCGCGGCGAGACCTTAAAGACCGTGGTCGACGCGGCCCTTGCCCTGCAAAAGGCCGGGGATACGCTGGCGCAGCACCTGTCCGAGGCCGTGACGCGGGCCACGGCGTCCGGAACCGAGGCCGTGGTCAAGGCGGCCGACATGCAGCACCGCGTGGACAATCTCATCCGGCAATTTTTAAGTTCGCGCATCGAGGTCCTCTACTACCTCTGGAAGGGCGACAAGACGCGCATGGACAACGCCCGGGGCATCCTGGAAAAGCTCATCGCGGCCGGCAAGGAAGCCGGGCCTCTTCTGACGACCAGCCAAGACCGCGCCATGATGGTCGACATCGTCAGCCGGGCGGAAACCTACAAGTCCCGCATGGAGGACTTCCTTACGGCGGCCGAAGCCCAGACCGGCGTCATCAAGGAAATGGCCGCCGCCGCCGATCAGGCCGCAAAAGTGGCCCAGGAAGCCGTCAGCTCCCAACAGGAAAGCATGAACGCCGAATCGCGCACGGCCAACACCGTCAACATCGCCGCCGCGATCACGGCCCTCGTCCTCGGCATTCTTTTCGCCGTGCTCATCACCAAGGGCATCCTGCGCGGCGTCAAAAAGGCCATCACCGCCGCCGAATCCGTCTCCCACGGCGACCTGGACGTGGACGTTTCCGTGGAGGGCCGCGACGAGATCGGCACGCTGCTTATGGCCATGGAGCGCATGATCGAGGCCGAGCGGACCACGGCCGACGTGGCCAGCCGGCTGGCCCGGGGCGACCTGACCGTTTCCGTCACGGCCCGTTCGGACAAGGACGTGATGCTCTCAAGCATGTCCGAGATGATCGACCGGCTGCGCGACGTGGTGGGCGAGGTCCAGTCCGGAGCGGAAAACGTGGCTTCGGGCAGCGAGGAGATGAGCGCCTCGGCCGAATCCCTGTCCCAGGGCGCGACGGAGCAGGCCTCGGCCGTGGAGGAATCGTCCTCGGCCATGGAGCAGATGGCTTCGAGCATCGGCCAAAACGCCGACAACGCCAGCCAGACCGAGGCCATCGCCGTCAAGGCGGCCAGCGATGCGCGGGAATCCGGCCAGGCCGTGACCCAGGCCGTGGCCGCCATGAAGGAAATCGCCGGCAAGATATCCATCATCGAGGAAATCGCCCGGCAGACCGACCTGCTCGCCTTAAACGCCGCCGTGGAGGCGGCCCGGGCCGGCGAACACGGCCGGGGCTTCGCCGTGGTGGCCGCCGAGGTCCGAAAGCTGGCCGAGCGCAGCCAGGCGGCGGCCTCGGAGATCACCCAGCTCTCCAGCTCCACCACCAGCGTGGCCGAACGGGCCGGGGACCTGCTGGCCAAGCTCGTGCCGGACATCCAGCGCACGGCCGACCTGGTCCAGGAGATCAACGCGGCCAGCCAGGAACAGTCCACCGGATCGGGGCAAGTCAACAAGGCGCTCCAGCAGCTCGACCAGGTCATTCAGCAAAACGCTTCCGCCGCCGAGGAGCTGGCCTCCACGTCCGAGGAACTCTCGGCCCAGGCCGAACAGCTGCAGGCGAGCGTGGCCTTCTTCCAGCTCGAAGCCGGCGCGCGGATGGCCAGGCCCGTCGTCAAGGCCGTGGCCAAGGGCAAGCCGGCCCTCCGGCCGGCCCTGGCCAAGGCCCCGGCGGCCAAACCACGGGCGGAGTCGGCGGGAACGACCCCCTCGGCCGTTTCCCTGGACATGGATAGCGACGATGACCAGTTCGAACGTTTCTAA
- a CDS encoding chemotaxis protein CheW has product MATDAQSGSQRFLTMTLGNEIFAIDIFSVREILDYTDITRIPQTPEFMRGVVNVRGSAVPVVDLKMKFGLGEVERTLNTRIVIVEIRREDTVSVMGALADSVKEVLELETDRIDPPPRMGAAVRADFIRGIGKHGDRFILILDVDKVFATEEILDLSHMLGETAPPAGGNDEISTNP; this is encoded by the coding sequence ATGGCGACTGACGCCCAGTCCGGCAGCCAGCGCTTTCTTACCATGACGCTCGGCAATGAAATTTTCGCCATCGATATTTTTTCCGTCCGTGAAATTCTCGATTACACGGACATCACCCGCATCCCCCAGACGCCGGAGTTCATGCGCGGCGTGGTCAACGTACGGGGCAGCGCCGTGCCCGTGGTCGACCTCAAGATGAAATTCGGCCTCGGCGAGGTGGAACGGACGCTCAACACCCGCATCGTGATCGTGGAGATACGGCGCGAGGACACGGTTTCGGTCATGGGCGCCCTGGCCGATTCGGTCAAGGAGGTCCTGGAGCTCGAGACGGACCGCATCGACCCGCCGCCGCGCATGGGCGCCGCCGTGCGCGCCGACTTCATCCGGGGCATCGGCAAGCATGGGGACCGCTTCATCCTGATCCTCGACGTGGACAAGGTCTTTGCCACCGAGGAAATCCTCGATCTGTCCCATATGCTGGGCGAGACCGCGCCACCGGCGGGGGGAAACGACGAAATTTCCACAAATCCCTAA
- a CDS encoding YkgJ family cysteine cluster protein: MKDLNDALAENEADATEAFLKSLPELAPGETFRFACHPNVPCFNACCSDLRLMLTPYDALRLRRALNVSAADFITHFAARFTAPDTGFPMLQLKMRDEPQKRCPFVTPEGCKVYPDRPGACRTYPLGRATKLDEQGHVLEQFFVVREPHCRGFEEASTWDAPAWLADQDLARYNDFNDRYMRLMALARGKGAALTDKQGQMVWLAQYEPDAFQEFIARLDLFRLVEIDEERKARVLADEEASLIFGLDWLELAFFGLETGLRRKRQPMP, encoded by the coding sequence ATGAAAGACTTGAACGACGCCCTGGCCGAAAACGAGGCCGACGCCACCGAGGCGTTCCTCAAATCCCTGCCCGAACTGGCGCCCGGGGAGACCTTCCGGTTCGCCTGCCATCCGAACGTGCCCTGCTTCAACGCCTGCTGTTCGGACCTGCGGCTCATGCTCACGCCCTACGACGCCCTGCGCCTGCGCCGGGCGCTCAATGTTTCGGCCGCGGACTTCATCACGCACTTCGCCGCGCGCTTCACCGCGCCGGACACCGGCTTTCCCATGCTCCAGCTCAAGATGCGCGACGAACCGCAAAAACGCTGCCCCTTTGTCACGCCCGAGGGCTGCAAGGTCTACCCCGACCGCCCCGGGGCCTGCCGCACCTATCCCCTGGGCCGTGCGACCAAGCTTGACGAGCAGGGCCACGTGTTGGAGCAGTTTTTCGTGGTGCGCGAGCCGCACTGCCGGGGCTTCGAGGAGGCCTCCACCTGGGACGCGCCGGCCTGGCTGGCCGATCAGGACCTGGCCCGCTACAACGACTTCAACGACCGCTACATGCGGCTTATGGCCCTGGCCCGGGGCAAGGGCGCGGCCTTGACCGACAAGCAAGGGCAGATGGTCTGGCTGGCCCAGTACGAACCCGACGCCTTCCAGGAGTTCATCGCCAGGCTGGACCTTTTCCGGCTGGTGGAGATCGACGAGGAGCGCAAGGCGCGAGTCCTGGCCGACGAGGAAGCCTCGCTCATCTTCGGCCTGGACTGGCTGGAGCTGGCCTTTTTCGGCCTGGAGACGGGACTGCGCCGCAAGCGCCAGCCCATGCCGTAA
- a CDS encoding ATP-binding protein encodes MRRRSAVVLGGRHSGGEAGCVPDIRPAARLTTCGDRMHSGFSLRLHNRLLELDRIGDAVEAFGEAHALSAKLRYQLRLVLDELLTNIISYGYADDGEHFITVGMGLDGARLRFVLEDDARPFDPLTAAAPDTTAAADRRPIGGLGIHLVRTIMDRVAYERVGGKNRLILEKDVN; translated from the coding sequence ATGCGCCGCCGTTCGGCCGTCGTCCTTGGCGGCCGGCACAGCGGCGGCGAAGCCGGTTGCGTCCCGGATATCCGCCCGGCGGCGCGGCTAACGACGTGCGGGGACAGGATGCACTCGGGCTTTTCCTTGCGACTCCATAACCGCCTGTTGGAACTCGATCGCATTGGGGATGCGGTCGAGGCCTTTGGCGAGGCCCATGCCCTTTCGGCCAAGCTGCGCTATCAGCTCCGTCTCGTCCTCGACGAGCTGCTTACCAACATCATCAGTTACGGATACGCCGACGACGGGGAACACTTCATAACCGTTGGCATGGGGCTGGACGGCGCGCGCCTGCGTTTCGTGCTGGAAGACGACGCCCGACCCTTCGATCCCTTGACGGCGGCGGCCCCGGACACAACCGCCGCGGCGGACAGGAGGCCCATCGGGGGGCTCGGCATTCATTTGGTGCGCACGATCATGGACAGGGTCGCTTATGAGCGGGTGGGCGGCAAGAACCGGTTGATTCTCGAAAAAGACGTCAATTGA
- a CDS encoding STAS domain-containing protein: MQLVERENGGVTVLELGGRLDSNTSKVLEDKIMEILGQGKTKVLMDFKDVDYINSTGLRVLLLALQQLKKINGQLVLATIKDYMKEVFEISGYTEIFPIYPTQEEALAHFA, from the coding sequence ATGCAGCTCGTGGAACGGGAGAACGGAGGGGTGACGGTGCTTGAGCTTGGCGGCAGGCTCGACAGCAACACGTCCAAGGTGCTCGAGGACAAGATCATGGAAATTCTCGGCCAGGGCAAGACCAAGGTGCTCATGGACTTCAAGGACGTGGACTACATCAATTCCACGGGCCTGCGCGTTTTGCTTCTGGCTTTGCAGCAGCTCAAGAAGATCAACGGGCAGCTGGTGTTGGCCACCATCAAGGATTATATGAAGGAAGTTTTCGAGATTTCCGGCTATACCGAAATTTTTCCGATTTATCCCACCCAGGAGGAGGCCCTGGCTCATTTCGCGTAA
- a CDS encoding dynamin family protein, with the protein MQASLLESRFLARRTELAGLLGRLIALVARCGRDDLAETARELAAHVTEPFLFVVVGEVKTGKSSLINALLGASVTQVAPDPCTDRIRIITRGEHPSEAADGPLLTRVSLDNPILDGLAIVDTPGVDSIIDRHQEITEEFIPRADLVLFVFSALNPYSRSAWEFYDLAADTWRRNVAFALTQADLASPEQIEVNTARLRDLARDRGVADPTIFLVSAVTSETDPEAGGIAALRRLVRELTASGGHFAAKLEATRRSAERLATELGRSLEGVAAELAADTAEADRMRKRLQTARQAADREAEVLRVRVEGAYARLAARFETAFAEELTFGGMIGRAVTGLWRRGGKSASPAARLAELGDAFAKDLEHEVDAIARQGAQHIFESVSNTARALLDELSRRRASGGDQPADALTAQRDRVLDEVAERVEALLADGGPMAGLDPKSVTGMDPKAALGGTLVLLGTIFAVAVKSAVVDVTGGVIAAGGALLAGSALFWQRPRVLREMRRRLAAGGEKLRLELDERLAARVDRIFRELDERFAPFFADIDDRRGRLAELSGQLEALREALAAFDPA; encoded by the coding sequence TTGCAAGCATCGCTTCTGGAATCGCGGTTTCTGGCCCGCCGGACCGAGCTGGCCGGGCTGCTCGGGCGTCTGATCGCGCTGGTGGCCCGGTGCGGCCGGGACGACTTGGCCGAAACCGCCCGGGAACTGGCCGCCCATGTGACCGAGCCGTTTCTGTTCGTGGTGGTTGGAGAGGTCAAGACCGGCAAGAGCAGCCTGATAAACGCCCTGCTCGGGGCCTCGGTCACGCAGGTGGCCCCGGACCCCTGCACGGACCGCATCCGTATCATCACCCGGGGGGAACATCCGTCCGAAGCCGCCGATGGGCCGCTTCTCACCCGCGTCAGCCTGGACAACCCCATTCTCGACGGCCTGGCCATCGTGGACACGCCCGGGGTGGACAGCATCATCGACCGCCACCAGGAAATCACCGAGGAGTTCATTCCCCGGGCCGATCTGGTCCTGTTCGTCTTTTCGGCGCTCAACCCCTATTCCCGCTCGGCCTGGGAATTCTACGACCTGGCCGCCGACACCTGGCGGCGAAACGTGGCCTTCGCCCTGACCCAGGCCGACCTGGCCAGCCCCGAGCAGATCGAGGTCAACACGGCCCGGCTGCGCGATCTGGCCCGGGACAGGGGAGTGGCCGACCCGACCATCTTTCTGGTCTCGGCCGTCACGAGCGAGACCGATCCCGAGGCCGGGGGCATCGCGGCCCTGCGCCGGCTTGTCCGGGAGCTTACCGCCTCGGGCGGGCACTTCGCCGCCAAGCTCGAGGCCACGCGGCGTTCGGCCGAACGGTTGGCGACGGAGCTCGGCCGCTCCCTGGAGGGCGTCGCGGCGGAACTTGCCGCCGATACGGCCGAGGCCGACCGCATGCGCAAACGCCTGCAAACCGCCCGCCAAGCCGCCGACCGTGAGGCCGAGGTGCTGCGGGTGCGGGTGGAGGGCGCCTACGCGCGCCTTGCCGCCCGGTTCGAAACGGCTTTTGCCGAGGAGCTGACCTTTGGCGGCATGATCGGCCGGGCCGTGACCGGCCTGTGGCGGCGCGGCGGCAAGAGCGCCTCCCCGGCGGCGCGCCTGGCCGAGCTCGGCGACGCCTTTGCCAAGGACCTGGAGCATGAGGTGGACGCCATCGCCCGGCAGGGGGCGCAGCATATCTTCGAGAGCGTGAGCAACACGGCCCGCGCCCTGCTCGACGAGTTGTCCCGGCGCCGCGCTTCCGGCGGCGACCAGCCCGCCGATGCCCTGACCGCCCAGCGCGACCGGGTGCTGGACGAGGTGGCCGAGCGGGTTGAGGCGCTTTTGGCCGACGGCGGGCCCATGGCCGGCCTGGACCCCAAAAGCGTGACCGGCATGGACCCCAAGGCGGCGCTCGGGGGAACGCTGGTGCTTTTGGGAACGATTTTCGCCGTGGCCGTCAAAAGCGCGGTGGTGGACGTCACCGGCGGCGTCATCGCGGCCGGTGGGGCGCTGTTGGCCGGCAGCGCCCTTTTCTGGCAGCGCCCCCGGGTGTTGCGGGAAATGCGCCGCCGTCTGGCCGCCGGGGGCGAGAAACTGCGCCTGGAACTCGACGAGCGCCTAGCCGCCCGGGTGGACCGTATCTTCCGGGAACTCGACGAGCGGTTCGCGCCCTTTTTCGCCGACATCGACGACCGGCGCGGGCGCTTGGCTGAACTCTCCGGGCAGCTCGAGGCGTTGCGGGAGGCCCTGGCGGCCTTCGACCCAGCCTAA
- a CDS encoding sulfotransferase family 2 domain-containing protein — protein sequence MVDQPPFLFLHIPRTAGTTLNCLLERNFPPGAVLSLYSREDFEQNAVIDRSRLDGIRLIQGHVLLTDYDAFTFYDAPVRAVTFLREPVSRVISEYHFLRTWPEQHLYDLLNRENISLAEYVTSDRKLLRYKGGNFMTRVLSGLDPDSRPEEALSRAKSNLRDRFVAFGLTEDFDASLLLLADVMGLADLLYERQNSLRRPEAARATDEERELVASRNVLDAALHQFAKELFAARVAAGGKAFAIRLARHKLLVAKFRKLCCLLDARAGASGGAIENPKK from the coding sequence ATGGTCGATCAGCCGCCGTTTCTTTTCCTCCACATTCCCCGCACCGCCGGGACCACGCTCAATTGCCTGCTGGAGCGCAATTTCCCGCCTGGGGCCGTGCTCTCGCTTTATTCGCGGGAGGATTTCGAGCAAAACGCGGTCATCGACCGATCGCGCCTCGACGGCATCCGGCTGATCCAGGGCCATGTGCTCTTGACCGACTACGACGCTTTCACCTTCTACGACGCGCCGGTTCGGGCCGTGACCTTTCTGCGCGAACCCGTTTCGCGGGTGATTTCCGAGTACCATTTCCTGCGCACTTGGCCGGAGCAGCACCTCTATGATCTGCTCAACAGGGAAAACATCTCCCTGGCCGAATACGTCACGAGCGATCGCAAGCTGTTGCGCTACAAGGGCGGAAACTTCATGACCCGGGTGCTCTCCGGGTTGGACCCGGACAGCCGCCCCGAGGAGGCGCTCTCGCGGGCGAAGTCCAACCTGCGCGACCGCTTCGTCGCCTTCGGCCTGACCGAGGATTTCGACGCCAGCCTGCTGCTTCTCGCCGACGTCATGGGGCTCGCCGACCTGCTTTATGAACGACAGAACAGCCTGCGCCGGCCCGAAGCCGCCCGGGCGACGGACGAGGAGCGCGAACTGGTCGCCTCCCGAAACGTCCTGGACGCCGCGCTCCACCAATTCGCCAAAGAGCTTTTCGCCGCGCGCGTCGCCGCCGGCGGCAAGGCCTTCGCCATCCGCCTGGCCCGCCACAAACTGCTGGTCGCGAAGTTCCGCAAGCTGTGCTGCCTGCTCGACGCCCGGGCCGGCGCGTCCGGCGGGGCCATCGAGAATCCAAAGAAGTAG
- a CDS encoding response regulator, translated as MRALVVDDDLASRHVLASHLAGVAECVMCASGPEAVTAVGNAIAAGKPFDVVFLDIIMPHMDGHETLSRIRRAEEAGGLPPEKQVKAVMVTSMDDETNTMTALFDGQVAAYLVKPPNRSELLDKLAALGLLG; from the coding sequence ATGCGGGCACTTGTCGTGGATGACGATCTGGCCAGCCGCCATGTCCTGGCGTCCCATCTCGCCGGCGTGGCCGAGTGCGTCATGTGCGCCTCGGGACCGGAGGCCGTGACGGCCGTGGGCAACGCCATCGCCGCTGGCAAGCCCTTCGACGTGGTCTTCCTCGACATCATCATGCCCCATATGGACGGGCACGAGACGCTCTCCCGCATCCGACGGGCCGAGGAAGCCGGCGGCCTCCCGCCGGAAAAACAGGTGAAGGCCGTCATGGTCACCTCCATGGACGACGAAACCAACACCATGACCGCGCTTTTCGACGGGCAGGTGGCGGCCTACCTGGTCAAGCCGCCAAATCGGTCGGAACTGCTGGACAAACTGGCCGCCCTGGGCCTGCTCGGCTGA